From the genome of Methylocystis bryophila, one region includes:
- a CDS encoding SGNH/GDSL hydrolase family protein, translating to MLRSALRLAFTAAMLFSLVAFFLKRPDEPVVTCETVNGGRNNYRVLVVGESWATGGKFFPELPETVSRRLGGRGVEACAIGFSGRNSKLLYYELLEKFPLEKLYGLWDEKKPDSVVLMTGVNDEIQHIGPAAYVEYTKKLMEYFTRVEDVELISVPRVNERSYKSPNLFSRIKRKILMCFWDNCEMQANDVYRIALYRDHPELRVIDFDDFIPRYRSHESCYTADGVHLTDPCLHKYGVFVGKALALTEETPGARPSPGAQ from the coding sequence ATGCTGCGATCGGCGCTCCGTCTGGCCTTCACGGCCGCGATGCTTTTTTCTCTGGTCGCTTTCTTCCTGAAGCGGCCGGACGAGCCCGTCGTCACCTGCGAGACCGTCAACGGCGGACGCAACAATTACAGGGTTCTTGTCGTCGGCGAATCCTGGGCGACCGGAGGGAAATTCTTCCCCGAGTTGCCGGAGACCGTCTCGCGCCGGCTCGGGGGGCGTGGCGTCGAAGCCTGCGCGATCGGCTTTTCGGGCCGGAACTCGAAGCTTCTCTACTACGAGCTCCTCGAAAAGTTTCCGCTCGAAAAGCTCTACGGCCTTTGGGATGAGAAAAAGCCCGACTCCGTCGTGCTGATGACCGGCGTCAATGATGAAATCCAGCACATCGGCCCCGCCGCTTATGTCGAATACACGAAGAAGCTCATGGAGTATTTTACGCGAGTGGAGGATGTAGAGCTTATCTCGGTGCCGCGCGTCAACGAGCGCAGCTACAAATCGCCTAACCTGTTCAGCCGGATCAAGCGTAAGATTCTGATGTGCTTTTGGGACAACTGCGAGATGCAGGCCAATGACGTCTATCGAATCGCCTTATACCGTGACCATCCCGAGCTGCGCGTGATCGACTTCGACGATTTCATTCCACGCTATAGAAGTCATGAGAGCTGCTATACGGCGGACGGTGTGCACCTCACCGACCCGTGCCTGCATAAATACGGCGTTTTCGTCGGCAAGGCGCTGGCGCTCACCGAAGAGACGCCGGGCGCGCGACCCTCGCCCGGCGCGCAATAA
- a CDS encoding outer membrane protein: MRKVFISATLLTIATTTAVAADLPSAKAPAVAPPPPPAWNGFYAGVNVSGGWINGVGSVSYIPYSDPRYGLFSNPGGGSLANFLLLPASQSSPSGNQGGALGGGQIGYNFVVASKYLVGAETDFQGGIIGGSNQGNLATFYPSPFAPSGGILTPLVASSGYNVGLNWFGSVRGRLGYILAPTLLLYGTAGFAYGDVTAFNVSRTRTGWTAGGGAEWSFLPDSRWTAKIEYLFTDFGSSSANGNWAWGGGVSQHATLNLVRVGLNYRLSWSAPPAVIAKY, translated from the coding sequence ATGAGAAAGGTTTTCATTTCCGCCACCCTGCTGACGATCGCGACGACGACCGCTGTCGCCGCCGATCTTCCCTCAGCAAAAGCGCCCGCTGTCGCGCCGCCCCCTCCACCTGCATGGAACGGGTTCTACGCCGGCGTAAATGTGAGCGGCGGGTGGATCAACGGGGTGGGGAGCGTCTCCTACATCCCCTATTCCGATCCAAGATATGGACTTTTCTCCAATCCCGGTGGCGGTTCTCTAGCAAACTTTCTCCTCCTGCCCGCCAGCCAATCATCGCCGAGCGGCAACCAAGGCGGCGCGCTCGGCGGCGGACAGATCGGCTATAATTTTGTGGTTGCGTCGAAGTATCTGGTCGGCGCCGAGACCGATTTTCAAGGCGGGATTATCGGCGGCAGCAATCAGGGAAATCTCGCGACCTTCTATCCGAGCCCCTTCGCCCCGAGCGGTGGAATCCTGACCCCGCTGGTTGCGAGCAGCGGCTACAACGTCGGCTTGAATTGGTTCGGCTCTGTCCGCGGGCGGCTCGGCTACATCCTCGCGCCGACGCTCCTTCTCTATGGAACCGCCGGCTTCGCCTACGGCGACGTGACGGCGTTCAACGTTAGCCGCACGCGCACCGGCTGGACCGCCGGCGGCGGCGCGGAATGGTCGTTCCTCCCGGATTCGCGGTGGACCGCCAAAATCGAATATTTGTTCACCGACTTCGGAAGCAGTTCAGCGAATGGGAATTGGGCGTGGGGCGGCGGCGTTAGCCAGCACGCGACGCTCAATCTCGTCCGCGTCGGCTTGAACTACCGCCTAAGCTGGAGCGCTCCGCCGGCTGTCATCGCTAAATATTGA
- a CDS encoding tetratricopeptide repeat protein, which produces MRPLRIRLVAAVCAFVAESVSPSLGETIAARQCDLLAGNPAYGASSQSVGGWAYSEADIDSALAVPACRRAFSASPNTKRFEYQLARALVAGKKYEEALPIIRKGDGAGEARYKLLLAQLYTQGRGVEADAETSWRLLTEAAESGDGLAMFALGCKYVLGAGVEKDERRSRQLFEKAIEVGGSWAREVMGENYDSGVCLPKDQEEALRFYESAADMNDAVATFRLGRIYELGELRPKDMSLAIRYYERAASLGSPVAMEQLGDLYRKGDGVAQNKAKAADLYKRAAEVGYRVAEANLGVMKIMGDGVRQEVDRGLELLKRSAERGQKTAMLSLAVIYRDGRYGVARDLYQALRWFKAAADAGDAQAAKELRALGAGR; this is translated from the coding sequence ATGCGTCCATTGCGGATCCGCCTTGTTGCAGCGGTTTGCGCATTCGTCGCGGAAAGCGTGTCGCCCTCGCTCGGCGAGACCATCGCGGCGCGGCAATGCGACCTACTGGCCGGCAATCCCGCCTATGGCGCTTCCTCGCAGTCGGTCGGAGGCTGGGCCTATTCAGAGGCAGATATCGATAGCGCGCTCGCCGTCCCCGCATGCCGACGCGCATTTTCCGCATCGCCTAATACCAAGAGATTCGAATATCAGCTCGCGCGCGCGCTCGTCGCAGGCAAGAAATATGAAGAAGCCCTGCCGATCATTCGCAAGGGCGACGGCGCGGGCGAAGCGCGCTACAAACTCCTGCTGGCGCAGCTGTATACACAAGGGCGCGGCGTGGAGGCCGACGCCGAGACAAGCTGGCGCCTATTAACCGAAGCCGCAGAGAGCGGCGATGGTTTGGCGATGTTCGCGCTCGGCTGCAAATATGTATTGGGCGCGGGGGTCGAAAAGGACGAACGTCGTTCCCGACAGCTCTTCGAGAAGGCGATCGAGGTCGGCGGGAGCTGGGCGCGCGAGGTGATGGGGGAGAATTACGACAGTGGCGTGTGCCTTCCGAAGGATCAGGAGGAGGCGCTACGCTTCTACGAATCGGCGGCGGACATGAACGACGCCGTCGCGACCTTTCGTTTGGGGCGCATCTACGAACTTGGAGAACTCAGGCCAAAGGACATGAGCCTGGCAATCCGCTATTATGAGAGGGCGGCGAGTCTCGGCTCCCCGGTGGCGATGGAGCAACTCGGCGATCTTTACAGGAAAGGAGACGGTGTCGCGCAGAACAAAGCCAAAGCAGCGGATCTCTATAAACGCGCTGCGGAGGTCGGCTATCGCGTCGCGGAGGCCAATCTCGGTGTGATGAAGATTATGGGCGACGGCGTTCGGCAAGAGGTGGACCGCGGGCTTGAACTTTTGAAAAGATCGGCCGAACGAGGCCAGAAGACGGCGATGCTTTCTCTCGCCGTGATATACAGGGACGGCCGATATGGCGTGGCGCGGGACCTTTACCAAGCGCTGCGCTGGTTCAAGGCAGCAGCGGACGCGGGCGACGCCCAGGCGGCAAAGGAGCTGCGCGCGCTGGGCGCGGGAAGGTGA
- a CDS encoding DUF4339 domain-containing protein, protein MANEWYYAKNGESFGPLSGDEMRERIGRSGDEALYIWREGMAEWTLAQEAPEFSARLRSKWPPATLLPAAQRAVAKGRQTITEQKLAQRARHELIAYLSVSAYLMVWFSAVLFYKSTVLRSVGIEFAPFALAAVKALILGKFILVLEAFKIGEKDQRSDLLIVGILKKALLFTLALFALTIVEEVVVGYIHGRKVAEVLSEFGGNRALQSLAAAILVFLVLLPYLAFRRLALVFGDLPELLFTHRSPEKRKAEAPHESD, encoded by the coding sequence ATGGCGAATGAATGGTACTACGCCAAAAACGGCGAAAGCTTTGGTCCGCTCTCAGGCGATGAAATGCGCGAGCGCATCGGACGAAGCGGCGACGAGGCCCTCTATATCTGGAGAGAGGGCATGGCCGAATGGACGCTCGCGCAGGAAGCGCCGGAATTTTCTGCGAGGCTTCGGTCGAAATGGCCGCCCGCGACGCTTCTGCCAGCGGCGCAGCGGGCCGTTGCGAAAGGGCGTCAGACCATCACGGAGCAAAAGCTGGCGCAACGCGCGCGGCACGAGCTCATCGCCTATCTCTCGGTGTCTGCCTATCTCATGGTGTGGTTCAGCGCCGTCCTATTCTACAAGTCGACAGTCTTGCGCAGCGTCGGGATCGAGTTTGCGCCCTTCGCCCTCGCTGCGGTGAAAGCGCTGATACTGGGCAAATTCATCCTCGTTCTGGAAGCCTTCAAAATTGGCGAGAAGGACCAAAGAAGCGATCTCCTGATCGTCGGCATTCTCAAGAAGGCTTTGCTGTTTACACTCGCCCTGTTCGCGCTCACGATCGTCGAGGAAGTTGTCGTGGGCTACATCCATGGACGAAAGGTTGCGGAAGTTTTGAGCGAGTTTGGCGGAAACCGGGCGTTGCAGTCGCTTGCCGCGGCGATCCTGGTTTTTCTCGTCTTGCTTCCCTACCTCGCCTTCCGGCGCCTCGCGCTGGTGTTTGGAGACCTGCCGGAGCTTCTCTTCACGCATCGCTCGCCGGAAAAGCGCAAGGCAGAAGCGCCACACGAGAGCGACTGA
- a CDS encoding NADH-ubiquinone oxidoreductase-F iron-sulfur binding region domain-containing protein, producing MPTAPTVASLGSIEESVPVDEAVDAVLARRGSDPTLLLQILIETQERLAWLPPLALSRIAAALGLSHAHVEGVASFYSFLSLRPVGRYRLLFADNIIEEMQRGRTLMLDLCRKLWIEPGKLSEDHLVSVDVTSCIGMSDQGPSLLVNGMPITSLTPERIGEIATLVRDQIPLDRWPQEFFVVADNVRRRDILLSSNLEPGEALRRALAQGPDALLAEVARSGLRGRGGAGFSTARKWEFCRNAPVRESGGRVVVCNADEGEPGTFKDRVLLTLMPDHVFEGMTLAAFTLGAKHGFLYLRGEYRYLRDDLEAVLARRRREGLLGRSILGVEGFDFDIDIHLGAGAYVCGEETALIESLEGKRGVPRIRPPFPVTQGYLGRPTSVNNVETLALATLVAAHGGEAFAKVGTAQSTGTKLLSVSGDCAAPGVYEFPFGVTFSEVLAACGAERPKAVQHGGAAGITIAEREFERRVAFEDAPTAGAFMVFGPSRDMFEAARNFVRFFAHESCGFCTPCRIGTTLLRDLMQKLEAGHGSPLDLAEIERLNHLLHATSHCGLGQAAANPILDGMRKFRPAFDARMMHEDFQPAFDLDASLALARQMTGRDDALAHLTEETP from the coding sequence ATGCCGACTGCGCCAACTGTTGCGTCCTTGGGCTCCATCGAGGAATCCGTCCCTGTGGACGAGGCGGTAGACGCCGTGCTGGCGCGGCGTGGGAGCGATCCGACCCTTCTTTTACAGATACTGATCGAGACCCAAGAGCGGCTGGCGTGGCTGCCGCCGCTAGCCTTGTCGCGCATCGCCGCGGCTCTGGGTTTGTCGCACGCTCATGTCGAAGGGGTCGCAAGCTTTTACAGCTTCCTCTCCTTGCGCCCGGTCGGTCGCTACCGCCTGCTTTTCGCCGACAATATCATCGAGGAGATGCAGCGCGGCCGGACGCTGATGCTCGATCTGTGCCGGAAGCTGTGGATTGAGCCCGGCAAGCTCTCCGAAGATCATCTCGTTAGCGTCGACGTCACCTCCTGTATCGGCATGAGCGACCAGGGGCCGTCGCTGCTCGTCAACGGCATGCCGATCACGAGCCTCACGCCGGAGCGCATCGGCGAAATCGCAACCCTGGTCCGCGACCAGATTCCTCTGGATCGTTGGCCGCAAGAGTTTTTCGTCGTGGCCGACAATGTGCGACGACGCGACATCCTGCTTTCGAGTAATCTCGAGCCGGGCGAGGCGCTGCGCAGGGCCCTTGCGCAAGGGCCGGATGCCTTGCTTGCCGAGGTCGCGCGGTCGGGTCTTCGCGGGCGCGGCGGCGCCGGCTTCTCCACGGCGCGCAAATGGGAGTTCTGCCGAAACGCGCCCGTTCGGGAGTCTGGCGGAAGGGTCGTCGTCTGCAACGCCGATGAGGGAGAGCCCGGAACCTTCAAGGATCGCGTGCTGCTGACGCTCATGCCGGACCATGTGTTCGAAGGCATGACGCTTGCGGCCTTCACCCTCGGCGCAAAACATGGTTTTCTCTACCTGCGTGGCGAATATCGCTATCTACGCGACGATCTCGAAGCGGTGCTCGCGCGGCGGCGGCGGGAAGGTCTGCTGGGGCGCTCGATCCTCGGGGTCGAGGGCTTCGACTTCGACATCGATATTCATCTCGGCGCCGGCGCCTATGTCTGCGGCGAGGAGACGGCGCTGATCGAGTCGCTTGAAGGCAAGCGCGGCGTGCCGCGCATACGCCCGCCCTTCCCAGTGACGCAGGGCTATCTGGGCCGGCCCACGAGCGTGAACAACGTCGAGACGCTGGCGCTCGCGACTCTCGTCGCAGCCCATGGCGGCGAAGCCTTCGCAAAAGTCGGGACGGCGCAATCGACGGGAACCAAGCTCCTCTCCGTGTCGGGCGATTGCGCGGCGCCCGGCGTCTATGAATTTCCCTTCGGCGTCACCTTCAGCGAAGTGCTGGCCGCCTGCGGCGCCGAACGTCCCAAGGCTGTGCAGCACGGCGGCGCGGCAGGGATCACGATCGCCGAGCGCGAATTCGAACGCCGCGTGGCGTTCGAGGACGCGCCGACGGCCGGCGCCTTCATGGTCTTCGGTCCGAGCCGCGACATGTTCGAGGCCGCGCGTAATTTCGTGCGTTTCTTCGCGCATGAAAGCTGCGGCTTCTGCACGCCCTGCCGCATCGGCACCACGCTGCTGCGCGATCTCATGCAGAAGCTCGAAGCCGGTCACGGCTCTCCGCTCGATCTGGCGGAGATCGAGCGTCTCAACCATCTTCTCCACGCCACGAGTCATTGCGGCCTCGGCCAAGCCGCCGCCAATCCCATTCTCGACGGCATGCGCAAGTTCCGCCCGGCCTTCGACGCCCGCATGATGCATGAGGACTTCCAGCCGGCCTTCGACCTGGACGCGTCGCTTGCGCTCGCGCGCCAGATGACCGGGCGCGACGACGCGCTGGCGCATTTGACCGAGGAAACACCATGA
- a CDS encoding MFS transporter, producing the protein MENLDGTVLSTALPAMAADLHEDPVALKLALTSYLLALAVFIPLSGWAADKFGARKVFSAAIIVFTLGSVLCGLSTTLLSVVLSRVVQGAGGAMMVPVGRLVILRTAPKAELVTAMAWLTIPALIGPLIGPPVGGFIATYYHWRYIFWINAPIGLLGVILAALFIPDLKEEEVWPLDVRGALLSGVGLSATVLGFSLVGGEVESSFVVVVPLLAVGAVALLLYWGHARRTATPILDLGLLNIPTFRAALIGGFLFRIGVGAIPFLLPLLLQLGFDLSAFQSGSLTFVAAAGAMAMKTTAKPILRAFGFRRVLILNALLCSLFLIANIFFKASTPHWIMMTVLLVGGFFRSLEFTSLNAIGFADIDQRDMSRATSFSAVGQQLSQSFGVAIGAVGLELSRAAHGGGALRTEDFAVAFLAVAAVSAASVLFFTPLAQDAGDELAGRLMEE; encoded by the coding sequence ATGGAGAATCTCGACGGCACGGTGCTCTCGACCGCCCTGCCCGCGATGGCGGCGGATCTGCATGAAGACCCGGTGGCGCTGAAACTAGCGCTCACCTCCTATCTTCTGGCGCTCGCCGTGTTCATTCCGCTCTCAGGCTGGGCGGCCGACAAATTCGGCGCGCGCAAGGTGTTTTCGGCCGCGATTATCGTCTTCACGCTGGGCTCGGTCCTCTGCGGACTCTCGACGACGCTTCTCTCCGTGGTGTTGTCGCGCGTCGTGCAGGGCGCGGGCGGCGCGATGATGGTGCCGGTCGGACGCCTGGTGATCCTGCGCACCGCCCCAAAGGCGGAGCTTGTCACCGCGATGGCCTGGCTGACGATCCCGGCGCTGATCGGCCCCCTGATCGGACCGCCGGTCGGCGGCTTCATCGCGACCTATTACCATTGGCGCTATATCTTCTGGATCAATGCGCCCATCGGGCTGCTCGGCGTGATCCTCGCGGCGCTCTTCATCCCCGATCTCAAAGAGGAAGAGGTCTGGCCGCTCGATGTTCGCGGCGCCTTGCTCAGCGGCGTCGGCCTCTCGGCGACCGTCCTCGGCTTCAGCCTCGTGGGGGGCGAGGTCGAGTCTTCCTTCGTCGTCGTCGTCCCTCTGCTCGCGGTCGGGGCCGTCGCTCTCCTGCTCTATTGGGGACATGCGCGACGCACGGCGACGCCGATCCTCGATCTCGGTCTCTTGAACATCCCGACGTTTCGCGCCGCGCTCATCGGCGGCTTTCTTTTTCGCATCGGGGTCGGCGCGATTCCCTTTCTGTTGCCGCTTCTCTTGCAGCTCGGCTTCGACCTTAGCGCCTTTCAGTCCGGTTCGCTGACCTTCGTCGCCGCGGCCGGCGCGATGGCCATGAAAACGACGGCGAAGCCGATCCTGCGCGCTTTTGGCTTTCGTCGCGTGCTGATCCTCAACGCCCTGCTCTGTTCTCTGTTTCTGATCGCCAATATCTTCTTCAAAGCGTCGACGCCGCATTGGATCATGATGACGGTGCTGCTCGTCGGGGGATTCTTCCGCTCGCTCGAATTCACCTCGCTCAATGCGATCGGTTTCGCCGATATCGACCAGCGTGACATGAGCCGTGCGACGAGCTTTTCGGCCGTGGGCCAGCAATTGTCGCAATCCTTCGGGGTCGCGATCGGGGCGGTGGGATTGGAGCTGTCACGCGCGGCGCATGGTGGCGGGGCGCTGCGGACCGAGGATTTCGCTGTGGCCTTCCTGGCGGTGGCGGCCGTCTCGGCAGCCAGCGTGCTGTTCTTCACCCCCCTCGCTCAAGATGCGGGCGACGAGCTCGCCGGCCGCCTGATGGAGGAGTGA
- a CDS encoding c-type cytochrome, whose protein sequence is MKNLGRYILAPALFATAIGAAHAQPTQADPIAAGRDIALKICANCHVVASDQETPPLLKPPAPSFAEIAAKPETTEASLRDFLANAHGGARRSSKMPAFMLGEFQIAPLVAYLQSLRPASTPPR, encoded by the coding sequence GTGAAGAACCTGGGCCGCTACATTCTCGCGCCGGCTCTTTTCGCCACGGCGATCGGCGCGGCGCACGCGCAGCCGACGCAAGCGGATCCCATCGCCGCAGGGCGCGACATCGCGCTCAAGATCTGCGCCAATTGCCATGTGGTCGCCAGCGATCAAGAGACTCCTCCCTTGTTGAAGCCCCCGGCGCCGAGCTTCGCGGAGATCGCGGCAAAACCTGAAACAACCGAGGCTTCGCTGCGCGACTTTCTGGCTAACGCGCACGGCGGCGCGCGCCGGAGCAGCAAGATGCCGGCCTTCATGCTGGGTGAATTCCAGATCGCGCCGCTCGTCGCCTATCTGCAGAGCCTGCGGCCCGCCTCGACCCCTCCGCGCTGA
- the purN gene encoding phosphoribosylglycinamide formyltransferase, giving the protein MSRLRTAILISGRGSNMDALIAAARAPDYPAEVALVLSNRPDAPGLSRAKAMGMATAAVDHKIYAGREEFERSLQLLLEAHRIEFLCLAGFMRMLTPWFVSRWSGRMLNIHPSLLPAYRGLDTHERALKDGVKIHGCTAHFVVPQLDEGPIVAQAAVRVADDDTPESLAARVLQEEHRIYPLALRLVASGRVRVEGNRVLGALRDAGQGMRAPEEQV; this is encoded by the coding sequence ATGAGCCGCCTGCGCACCGCCATTCTCATTTCCGGGCGTGGCTCCAACATGGACGCGTTGATCGCGGCGGCGCGCGCGCCGGATTATCCCGCCGAGGTCGCGCTCGTGCTGTCGAACCGCCCGGACGCGCCCGGACTCTCGCGCGCCAAGGCGATGGGGATGGCGACGGCCGCTGTGGATCACAAGATCTACGCCGGCCGCGAAGAGTTCGAGCGCTCGCTGCAGCTGCTGCTCGAGGCGCATCGTATCGAGTTTCTGTGCCTCGCGGGCTTCATGCGGATGCTCACGCCTTGGTTCGTCTCGCGCTGGTCGGGGCGCATGTTGAACATCCATCCCTCGCTCTTGCCCGCCTATCGCGGCCTCGACACGCACGAGCGCGCGCTGAAGGACGGCGTGAAGATTCACGGCTGCACTGCGCATTTCGTCGTCCCGCAACTGGATGAGGGACCGATCGTCGCGCAGGCCGCCGTGCGTGTCGCGGACGACGACACGCCGGAGAGCCTTGCCGCCCGCGTGCTGCAGGAAGAGCACAGAATCTATCCGCTCGCGCTGCGGCTCGTGGCCTCGGGCAGGGTGCGGGTGGAGGGCAATCGCGTGCTCGGCGCATTGCGCGATGCGGGGCAGGGGATGCGGGCGCCGGAGGAACAGGTTTAG
- the purM gene encoding phosphoribosylformylglycinamidine cyclo-ligase, whose translation MQGKGNGLTYAEAGVDIDAGNRLVELIRPAVRATRRSGADGEIGGFGGVFDLKAAGFADPLLVAANDGVGTKVKIAIDSGRHSTIGIDLVAMCVNDLVVQGAEPLFFLDYYATGKLTPEEAASVVKGIAAGCVEAGCALLGGETAEMPGLYAEGDYDLAGFAVGAVERGALLPKPIAAGDVLLGLKSSGVHSNGFSLVRRILARAGLAYDAPAPFGANVTLAEALLEPTRIYVKPLLAALRRAPQILALAHITGGGFPDNIPRALPKGLGAALDLSVIDVPEVFRWLAREGGVTEPEMLRTFNCGIGMVVAVARDGADDAIGALRDAGEAPVIIGEVVAIESGSRVAYRGKLAL comes from the coding sequence ATGCAAGGCAAAGGAAACGGCCTCACTTACGCAGAGGCAGGCGTCGACATTGACGCCGGCAATCGCCTCGTCGAGCTGATCCGCCCCGCCGTGCGCGCGACGCGAAGAAGCGGCGCCGACGGCGAGATCGGCGGCTTCGGCGGCGTCTTCGACCTCAAGGCCGCGGGCTTCGCCGATCCGCTGCTGGTGGCCGCCAACGACGGGGTCGGCACCAAGGTCAAGATCGCCATCGATTCGGGGCGTCATTCGACGATCGGAATCGATCTCGTGGCCATGTGCGTCAACGATCTCGTCGTGCAGGGGGCGGAGCCCCTGTTCTTCCTGGACTATTACGCGACCGGCAAGCTTACCCCCGAGGAGGCGGCGAGCGTCGTCAAGGGGATCGCCGCGGGCTGCGTCGAGGCGGGCTGCGCGCTGCTCGGCGGTGAAACGGCGGAAATGCCGGGGCTTTACGCCGAAGGCGATTATGATCTCGCGGGCTTCGCGGTCGGCGCGGTCGAGCGCGGCGCGCTGCTGCCGAAGCCCATTGCCGCGGGCGACGTGCTGCTCGGCCTGAAATCCTCAGGCGTCCACTCCAATGGCTTCTCGCTCGTGCGCCGCATCCTTGCGCGCGCGGGGCTCGCTTATGACGCGCCCGCGCCCTTCGGCGCGAATGTGACGCTCGCCGAAGCGCTGCTCGAGCCAACGCGCATCTATGTGAAGCCGCTGCTTGCGGCGTTGAGACGCGCGCCGCAAATCCTCGCCCTGGCGCATATCACGGGCGGCGGCTTTCCCGACAATATTCCACGCGCGCTGCCGAAAGGTCTCGGCGCGGCGCTCGACCTGTCCGTGATCGACGTGCCCGAGGTTTTCCGTTGGCTCGCGCGAGAGGGCGGCGTTACAGAGCCCGAGATGCTGCGCACGTTCAATTGCGGGATCGGCATGGTCGTCGCCGTTGCGAGGGATGGCGCGGACGACGCGATCGGCGCGCTGCGGGATGCGGGAGAGGCGCCCGTCATCATCGGCGAGGTCGTCGCGATCGAGAGCGGGTCCCGCGTCGCCTATCGCGGAAAGCTCGCGCTGTGA